One window of Streptomyces sp. FIT100 genomic DNA carries:
- a CDS encoding EF-hand domain-containing protein codes for MADIESARKAFDRYDLNGDGLISASEYKSVMAQLGDFHVTETVAAAVIKAKDGNGDGLLTFDEFWASLDKD; via the coding sequence GTGGCGGACATCGAGTCGGCGCGCAAGGCCTTCGACCGTTACGACCTGAACGGCGACGGGCTGATCTCGGCCTCGGAGTACAAGAGCGTGATGGCGCAGCTGGGCGACTTCCACGTCACCGAGACGGTCGCCGCGGCCGTCATCAAGGCCAAGGACGGCAACGGCGACGGCCTGCTGACCTTCGACGAGTTCTGGGCGTCCCTCGACAAGGACTGA
- a CDS encoding ATP-binding protein: MPRNQAFRGMESAGTATERAPGGHDGGMAGLEGREQPRQRGSVTAARWMPAVEDEQALKALELFGNPTDEEVRLPSRPESAATARRLTQSVVLRQWALSPQVAEHATLLVSELVGNAVRHTGARVFGLRMLRRRGWIRVEVRDPSRGLPCLMPVHELDTSGRGLFLVDKLSDRWGVDLLPRGKTTWFEMRVVDRA, translated from the coding sequence ATGCCCCGGAATCAAGCATTCCGGGGCATGGAATCCGCCGGAACGGCCACGGAACGTGCTCCGGGCGGCCATGATGGGGGCATGGCGGGGCTGGAGGGTAGGGAGCAACCGCGGCAGCGCGGGAGTGTGACCGCTGCGCGGTGGATGCCGGCCGTCGAGGACGAACAGGCGCTCAAGGCACTTGAGTTGTTCGGGAACCCGACGGACGAGGAGGTCAGGTTGCCGTCCCGGCCCGAGTCTGCCGCCACCGCCCGCAGGCTCACACAGAGTGTCGTACTCCGTCAGTGGGCGCTCTCCCCGCAGGTCGCCGAGCACGCGACCCTGCTCGTCTCCGAGCTCGTGGGCAACGCGGTGCGTCACACGGGGGCGCGGGTCTTCGGGCTGCGGATGCTGCGCAGGCGCGGCTGGATCCGGGTGGAGGTGCGGGATCCCTCCCGCGGGCTGCCGTGCCTGATGCCGGTGCACGAGCTGGACACCAGTGGCCGAGGCCTCTTCCTGGTCGACAAGCTCTCCGACCGCTGGGGCGTCGATCTGCTGCCGCGCGGAAAGACGACCTGGTTCGAGATGCGCGTCGTCGACCGCGCCTGA
- a CDS encoding Ig-like domain-containing protein produces the protein MSNAVRRTRAGLAAVFVWTGLLVLLTGCTGGEPSAGGKPRSAADHIRITPADGAKDVAPDGGVEVSVPSGRLERVRVTRIEDAEPAEIPGGISGDGLRWRPDDRARLQLAAKYRVDAVALDGHGRRSARHSTFTTLVPEHRLIAYSKPENRSTVGTGMIVSITFNREVTNHAAVQRAIRITADPPVEVVGHWFSNGRIDFRPRTYWKPGTKVKVGLGLRDVQGAPGVYGIQDKTFAFTVGRSQISTVDAERHIMEVRRDGDLIATLPVTAGARKTTTYNGTMVVSEMFDVTRMNGATVGFRNRKTGKSEYDIKDVPHAIRLTTSGTFLHGNYWSRADTFGRANVSHGCIGLRDEQGGSELSPAGWFFDRTLIGDIVKVVNSRDRTVAPDNGLNGWNMDWAKWKAGSALG, from the coding sequence GTGAGCAACGCGGTGAGACGGACGAGGGCCGGGCTGGCCGCCGTCTTCGTATGGACGGGACTGCTGGTCCTGCTGACGGGCTGCACGGGCGGCGAGCCGAGCGCCGGGGGCAAGCCGCGGTCGGCCGCCGACCACATCAGGATCACCCCCGCGGACGGTGCGAAGGACGTGGCGCCGGACGGGGGCGTGGAAGTGAGCGTGCCCAGTGGCCGGCTGGAGCGGGTCAGGGTCACGCGGATCGAGGACGCCGAGCCCGCCGAGATCCCGGGCGGCATCTCCGGGGACGGGCTGCGGTGGCGGCCCGACGACCGTGCGCGGCTCCAACTGGCCGCCAAGTACCGCGTGGACGCGGTGGCGCTCGACGGTCACGGCAGGCGCTCCGCCCGGCACAGCACCTTCACCACGCTGGTGCCCGAGCACCGCCTGATCGCCTACTCCAAGCCGGAGAACCGCTCCACCGTCGGCACCGGCATGATCGTCTCCATCACCTTCAACCGCGAGGTCACTAACCACGCGGCGGTGCAGCGCGCCATCCGGATCACCGCCGACCCGCCGGTGGAGGTCGTGGGCCACTGGTTCAGCAACGGCCGTATCGACTTCAGGCCGCGCACGTACTGGAAGCCGGGCACCAAGGTGAAGGTCGGCCTGGGGCTGCGCGATGTGCAGGGCGCTCCGGGCGTGTACGGCATCCAGGACAAGACCTTCGCCTTCACCGTGGGCCGTTCGCAGATCTCCACGGTCGACGCGGAGCGGCACATCATGGAGGTGCGCCGCGACGGCGATCTGATCGCGACCCTGCCGGTCACGGCGGGCGCGCGGAAGACGACGACGTACAACGGCACGATGGTGGTCAGCGAGATGTTCGACGTGACCCGGATGAACGGGGCCACGGTCGGCTTCCGGAACAGGAAGACCGGCAAGAGCGAGTACGACATCAAGGACGTGCCGCACGCGATCCGGCTCACGACGTCGGGCACCTTCCTGCACGGCAACTACTGGTCGCGCGCCGACACCTTCGGCCGGGCGAACGTCAGCCACGGCTGCATCGGGCTCCGCGACGAGCAGGGCGGCAGCGAGCTGAGTCCGGCCGGGTGGTTCTTCGACCGCACGCTGATCGGCGACATCGTGAAAGTGGTCAATTCCCGTGACCGGACGGTCGCTCCCGACAACGGTCTGAACGGCTGGAACATGGACTGGGCGAAGTGGAAGGCCGGTTCCGCACTCGGCTGA
- the glgX gene encoding glycogen debranching protein GlgX translates to MSSAAEQEAVREGGPSSPAVERRPVLNGRRRDDGTPGVEASGPPVWPGAPTPLGARFRVGPDGVAGTNFALWAGGAEAVDLCLFDESGTETRLPLTELTHEIWHGFVPGVRPGQRYGYRVHGRWDPWTGARWNPAKLLLDPYARAVDGEYTLPPEVYGHVRDWPQQQVADTVRDDRDSAPYVPKGVVVHDDAPDDEWADDRRPKTPWADSVIYELHVRGFTKLHPDIPEELRGTYAGLAHPAAIGHLVRLGVTAVELLPVHQFAHEDHLLRRGLKNYWGYNSIGYFAPHAAYSASGTAGQQVGEFKRMVRAMHEAGIEVILDVVYNHTAEAGELGPTLGLKGIDNRGYYRLQSDARRYADYTGCGNTLHVVQPHVLRLITDSLRYWVTEMGVDGFRFDLAAALARSMHDVDMLSPFLAVIAQDPVLRRVKLIAEPWDVGNGGYQVGAFPPLWTEWNDRYRDAVRDFWRGALPDVRDLGYRLSGSSDLYAWGGRRPYASVNFITAHDGFTLRDLVSYERKHNEANGEGNRDGTNDNRAWNCGVEGETDDPRVNALRRRQLRNLLTTLLLSTGVPMLVAGDEMGRTQGGNNNAYCQDNEVSWIDWSLRDEQGAGGLPALVSRLLALRGAHPVLRRRAFFSGRPQTADGLRDLAWFTARGTEMTEQDWYAPASTVALYLSGRDIPGRDARGAQVTDESFLTVLHAGHRPLGFQLPGPPWADAYELVVDTSLEDQAEAPGTVHRGGEQVTVPARSVLLLRVKR, encoded by the coding sequence GTGTCGAGCGCAGCCGAGCAGGAGGCAGTGCGGGAAGGAGGGCCGTCCTCCCCTGCCGTGGAGCGCCGTCCGGTTCTGAACGGACGGCGCAGGGACGACGGGACACCGGGGGTGGAGGCGTCGGGTCCGCCGGTCTGGCCGGGTGCGCCGACCCCGCTGGGTGCGCGGTTCCGGGTCGGTCCCGACGGGGTCGCGGGCACCAACTTCGCGCTGTGGGCGGGCGGGGCCGAGGCCGTCGACCTGTGTCTCTTCGACGAGTCGGGGACCGAGACCCGGCTGCCGTTGACCGAACTGACGCACGAGATCTGGCACGGCTTCGTGCCGGGCGTCCGGCCGGGGCAGCGGTACGGCTACCGGGTGCACGGCCGCTGGGATCCGTGGACCGGCGCCCGCTGGAACCCGGCGAAGCTGCTCCTCGACCCGTACGCACGTGCGGTCGACGGCGAGTACACGCTGCCGCCCGAAGTTTACGGGCACGTCCGCGACTGGCCGCAGCAGCAGGTGGCCGACACCGTGCGCGACGACCGCGACTCGGCGCCGTACGTCCCGAAGGGCGTCGTCGTGCACGACGACGCGCCCGACGACGAGTGGGCCGACGACCGCCGTCCCAAGACCCCGTGGGCCGACTCGGTCATCTACGAGCTGCACGTGCGCGGCTTCACCAAGCTCCACCCGGACATCCCCGAGGAGCTGCGCGGCACGTACGCGGGGCTCGCGCACCCGGCCGCCATCGGCCATCTGGTGCGGCTCGGTGTGACGGCGGTCGAGCTGCTGCCGGTGCATCAGTTCGCCCATGAGGACCATCTGCTGCGGCGCGGGCTGAAGAACTACTGGGGCTACAACTCGATCGGCTACTTCGCGCCGCACGCCGCGTACAGCGCTTCGGGGACGGCCGGGCAGCAGGTCGGCGAGTTCAAGCGGATGGTGCGGGCGATGCACGAGGCGGGCATCGAGGTCATCCTCGACGTCGTCTACAACCACACGGCCGAGGCGGGCGAGCTCGGCCCGACGCTCGGCCTCAAGGGCATCGACAACCGGGGCTACTACCGCCTCCAGTCCGACGCCCGCCGGTACGCCGACTACACCGGCTGCGGCAACACACTGCACGTCGTCCAGCCGCACGTCCTGCGGCTGATCACCGACTCGCTGCGCTACTGGGTCACCGAGATGGGTGTGGACGGCTTCCGCTTCGATCTCGCGGCGGCGCTCGCGCGTTCGATGCACGACGTCGACATGCTGTCCCCGTTCCTCGCGGTGATCGCCCAGGACCCGGTGCTGCGGCGGGTGAAGCTGATCGCCGAGCCGTGGGACGTCGGCAACGGCGGCTACCAGGTGGGCGCGTTCCCGCCGCTGTGGACGGAGTGGAACGACCGCTACCGGGACGCCGTACGGGACTTCTGGCGCGGCGCGCTGCCCGACGTACGGGACCTCGGATACCGGCTCTCGGGCTCCAGCGACCTGTACGCCTGGGGCGGGCGGCGGCCGTACGCGTCGGTCAACTTCATCACCGCCCACGACGGCTTCACCCTGCGTGACCTGGTCTCGTACGAACGCAAGCACAACGAGGCGAACGGCGAGGGCAACCGGGACGGCACGAACGACAACCGCGCCTGGAACTGCGGTGTGGAGGGCGAGACCGACGATCCCCGGGTCAACGCGCTGCGGCGGCGGCAGCTGCGCAACCTGCTCACCACCCTGCTGCTGTCCACGGGCGTGCCGATGCTCGTCGCGGGCGACGAGATGGGCCGTACGCAGGGCGGCAACAACAACGCGTACTGCCAGGACAACGAGGTCAGCTGGATCGACTGGTCGCTGCGGGACGAGCAGGGGGCCGGCGGTCTGCCGGCGCTGGTCTCCCGGCTGCTGGCGCTGCGCGGCGCGCATCCGGTGCTGCGGCGGCGCGCGTTCTTCTCCGGCCGTCCGCAGACCGCGGACGGGCTGCGGGACCTGGCGTGGTTCACGGCGCGCGGCACGGAGATGACCGAGCAGGACTGGTACGCGCCGGCGTCGACGGTCGCGCTCTACCTCTCGGGCCGCGACATCCCGGGGCGGGACGCGCGGGGCGCGCAGGTCACGGACGAGAGCTTTCTGACGGTCCTCCACGCGGGGCACCGGCCGCTGGGCTTCCAGCTGCCGGGGCCGCCGTGGGCGGACGCGTACGAGCTGGTCGTGGACACCTCGCTGGAGGACCAGGCGGAGGCGCCGGGGACGGTGCACCGGGGCGGCGAGCAGGTGACGGTGCCGGCCAGGTCGGTGCTGCTGCTGCGGGTGAAGCGGTAG
- a CDS encoding enoyl-CoA hydratase/isomerase family protein, with amino-acid sequence MTVSLEVSEGVGTIRLDRPPMNALDIATQDRLRELAAEATDRDDVRAVILYGGEKVFAAGADIKEMQVMDHAAMVKRSRALQDSFTAVARIPKPVVAAVTGYALGGGCELALCADYRIAADNAKLGQPEILLGLIPGAGGTQRLARLVGPSKAKDLIFTGRHVKADEALTIGLVDRVVPAAEVYEQAHAWAAKLAQGPALALRAAKESVDAGLETDIDTGLAIERNWFAGLFATEDRERGMRSFVEEGPGKAKFL; translated from the coding sequence ATGACCGTTTCTCTCGAAGTCTCCGAAGGCGTCGGCACCATCCGCCTCGACCGCCCTCCGATGAACGCCCTCGACATCGCCACCCAGGACCGGCTGCGCGAGCTTGCCGCCGAGGCGACCGACCGGGACGACGTGCGCGCCGTGATCCTGTACGGCGGCGAGAAGGTGTTCGCGGCCGGCGCGGACATCAAGGAGATGCAGGTGATGGACCACGCCGCGATGGTCAAGCGGTCCAGGGCCCTGCAGGACTCGTTCACCGCCGTCGCCCGGATCCCCAAGCCCGTCGTCGCCGCCGTCACGGGCTACGCGCTGGGTGGCGGCTGCGAGCTCGCGCTCTGCGCCGACTACCGGATCGCCGCCGACAACGCCAAGCTGGGCCAGCCGGAAATCCTGCTGGGGCTCATCCCGGGAGCGGGCGGCACCCAGCGCCTCGCCCGTCTGGTCGGCCCGTCCAAGGCGAAGGACCTCATCTTCACGGGCCGTCATGTGAAGGCCGACGAGGCGCTGACGATCGGTCTCGTCGACCGGGTCGTCCCGGCGGCCGAGGTGTACGAGCAGGCGCACGCCTGGGCGGCGAAGCTGGCCCAGGGGCCGGCGCTGGCGCTGCGCGCGGCGAAGGAGTCCGTCGACGCGGGCCTGGAGACGGACATCGACACGGGCCTGGCGATTGAACGGAACTGGTTCGCGGGCCTGTTCGCGACCGAGGACCGCGAGCGCGGTATGCGCAGCTTCGTGGAGGAGGGGCCGGGCAAGGCGAAGTTCCTCTGA
- a CDS encoding L-serine ammonia-lyase, which translates to MAISVFDLFSIGIGPSSSHTVGPMRAAALFARRLKNEGLLAHTTAIRAELYGSLGATGHGHGTPKAVLLGLEGNSPRTVDVETADDQVERIKNSKRISILGAHEIDFDFDEDLVLHRRKTLPYHANGMTLWAYDAEGQSLLEKTYYSVGGGFVVDEDAVGEDRIKLDDTVLKYPFRTGDELLRLSRDTGLSISALMLENEKAWRTEEEIREGLLDIWRVMQACVSRGMSREGILPGGLKVRRRAATTARKLRSEGDPKALAMEWITLYAMAVNEENAAGGRVVTAPTNGAAGIIPAVLHYYMNFVPGADEEGVVRFLLAAGAIGMLFKENASISGAEVGCQGEVGSACSMAAGALAEVMGGSPEQVENAAEIGMEHNLGLTCDPVGGLVQIPCIERNGMAAVKAVTAARMAMRGDGSHKVSLDKVIKTMKETGADMSVKYKETARGGLAVNIIEC; encoded by the coding sequence GTGGCCATCTCGGTCTTCGACCTGTTCTCGATCGGCATCGGCCCGTCCAGCTCCCACACGGTCGGCCCGATGCGGGCCGCGGCGCTGTTCGCCCGCCGGCTGAAGAACGAGGGCCTGCTCGCCCACACCACCGCGATACGCGCCGAGCTGTACGGCTCGCTCGGCGCGACCGGCCACGGCCACGGCACCCCGAAGGCCGTCCTGCTGGGCCTGGAGGGGAACTCCCCGCGCACGGTCGACGTCGAGACCGCCGACGACCAGGTCGAGCGGATCAAGAACAGCAAGCGGATCAGCATCCTCGGTGCCCACGAGATCGACTTCGACTTCGACGAGGACCTGGTCCTGCACCGCCGCAAGACGCTCCCGTACCACGCGAACGGCATGACCCTGTGGGCGTACGACGCCGAGGGCCAGTCGCTGCTGGAGAAGACGTACTACTCGGTCGGCGGCGGCTTCGTCGTCGACGAGGACGCCGTCGGCGAGGACCGGATCAAGCTCGACGACACCGTGCTGAAGTACCCCTTCCGCACCGGTGACGAGCTGCTGCGGCTCTCCCGCGACACCGGTCTTTCGATCTCCGCCCTGATGCTGGAGAACGAGAAGGCGTGGCGGACCGAGGAGGAGATCCGCGAGGGTCTCCTGGACATCTGGCGCGTCATGCAGGCCTGTGTCTCGCGCGGCATGTCCCGCGAGGGCATCCTCCCGGGCGGCCTGAAGGTGCGCCGGCGCGCCGCCACCACCGCGCGCAAGCTGCGCTCCGAGGGCGACCCGAAGGCGCTCGCGATGGAGTGGATCACCCTCTACGCGATGGCCGTGAACGAGGAGAACGCGGCGGGCGGCCGCGTCGTCACCGCTCCGACGAACGGCGCCGCGGGCATCATCCCCGCGGTCCTGCACTACTACATGAACTTCGTGCCCGGCGCCGACGAGGAGGGCGTCGTGCGCTTCCTGCTCGCGGCCGGCGCGATCGGCATGCTCTTCAAGGAGAACGCCTCGATCTCCGGCGCCGAGGTCGGCTGCCAGGGCGAGGTCGGCTCGGCCTGCTCCATGGCGGCGGGCGCGCTCGCCGAGGTGATGGGCGGCTCCCCGGAGCAGGTGGAGAACGCCGCCGAGATCGGCATGGAGCACAACCTCGGCCTGACCTGCGACCCGGTCGGCGGTCTGGTGCAGATCCCGTGCATCGAGCGCAACGGCATGGCGGCGGTGAAGGCCGTCACGGCGGCGCGGATGGCGATGCGCGGCGACGGCAGCCACAAGGTCTCCCTGGACAAGGTCATCAAGACCATGAAGGAGACCGGAGCGGACATGAGCGTCAAGTACAAGGAGACCGCGCGCGGCGGGCTCGCGGTGAACATCATCGAGTGCTGA
- a CDS encoding signal peptidase I, translating into MDDGVYVGNAGKDAALDRGWLLGHFKNAGDPRQSDAVEIKWGVHPRGDERAQWVRGEERTALLVLISGRFRVELPGRSVLLARQGDYVVWGPGVDHSWGAEEESVVLTVRWPSVPGYAVPQEEDRTATAHV; encoded by the coding sequence ATGGACGACGGCGTGTACGTGGGCAACGCAGGCAAGGACGCGGCGCTGGACCGGGGATGGCTGCTCGGACATTTCAAGAATGCCGGTGATCCTCGCCAGAGCGATGCCGTAGAGATCAAGTGGGGCGTCCACCCGCGTGGTGACGAGCGCGCCCAGTGGGTGCGGGGCGAGGAACGCACCGCTCTCCTGGTCCTCATCAGCGGTCGCTTCCGCGTCGAGCTCCCTGGCCGCAGTGTGCTGCTGGCGCGTCAAGGCGACTACGTCGTGTGGGGGCCAGGTGTGGATCATTCCTGGGGCGCGGAGGAGGAGTCGGTGGTGCTCACGGTGCGGTGGCCGTCCGTACCCGGATACGCAGTGCCGCAGGAGGAGGATCGGACGGCAACGGCTCATGTGTGA
- a CDS encoding GNAT family N-acetyltransferase codes for MSDELVRILAAAARGEFPPPDGTTTVVPQPDPRDAGVLAFTAHSVVFTDEDPAWVRSTLAATAGDPLAASMNPAFLSALMARTGRSMNTIDLLSVAPWRSGLPDLSLREFEDRDHPRVARALKYRDEVRVWATDGGVLALGRGVAGRWEAAIEVDLEARGGGLGVELALAARHLVPRGAYVWAQQPPGNARSVRTFQQAGYRPVGSEALLAAG; via the coding sequence GTGAGCGACGAGCTGGTACGGATCCTGGCGGCGGCGGCGCGTGGCGAGTTCCCGCCGCCGGACGGTACGACCACGGTGGTTCCGCAGCCGGATCCGCGGGACGCGGGCGTGCTGGCCTTCACCGCGCACTCCGTCGTGTTCACGGACGAGGACCCCGCGTGGGTGCGCTCCACACTCGCGGCCACGGCCGGCGATCCGCTCGCGGCGAGCATGAACCCCGCCTTCCTGAGCGCCCTGATGGCCAGGACCGGCCGCTCCATGAACACGATCGACCTGCTGTCGGTCGCGCCCTGGCGGTCCGGGCTTCCGGACCTCTCGCTGCGCGAGTTCGAGGACCGGGACCATCCCCGGGTGGCGCGGGCCCTCAAGTACCGCGACGAGGTACGGGTATGGGCGACGGACGGCGGTGTGCTGGCGCTCGGCCGCGGGGTGGCGGGCCGGTGGGAGGCCGCCATCGAGGTGGACCTGGAGGCGCGGGGCGGGGGGCTCGGCGTGGAGCTGGCGCTCGCCGCCCGTCATCTGGTCCCGCGCGGCGCATACGTGTGGGCGCAGCAGCCTCCGGGGAACGCACGCAGTGTGCGGACGTTCCAGCAGGCGGGGTACCGGCCGGTCGGCTCCGAGGCGCTGCTGGCCGCCGGCTGA
- a CDS encoding Ig-like domain-containing protein, giving the protein MNGQPISGASAGFGSGAEVGAGVGAAGGGGRGHGRGRGRTGVLALVLGALLLVTACGGGEAGKGGENDGKEGGGQAVGNTASQAVVTIAPKDGAKAVATSGALKVTADKGKLTAVTVQDDKGNTVEGKIATGGASWEPLAHLAAATKYKVHAVAKDADGRESAKDTTFTTLVPKNTFIGHYTPEDGSTVGVGMPVSINFTRGITAPEAVENAIEVTTEPSVPVEGHWFGNDRLDFRPEKYWAAGTKVTVKLNLDGVEGRPGVYGKQAKSFSFTIGRSQVSTVDAKSHTMKVVRDGKLIKTIPITAGAPSTTTYNGQMVISEKYRVTRMNGATVGFGGEYDIKDVPHAMRLSTSGTFIHGNYWASSGTFGSANVSHGCVGLRDVRGGWDKKAPAAWMYNNSIIGDVVIVKKSKDKQIAPENGLNGWNMSWAEWTK; this is encoded by the coding sequence GTGAACGGGCAGCCGATATCGGGGGCATCGGCCGGATTCGGGTCCGGGGCAGAGGTCGGAGCAGGGGTCGGAGCAGCGGGCGGCGGCGGTCGTGGACACGGACGCGGTCGCGGACGTACGGGGGTCCTGGCCCTGGTCCTGGGGGCGTTGCTGCTGGTGACCGCGTGCGGGGGCGGGGAGGCCGGCAAGGGCGGCGAGAACGACGGCAAGGAGGGCGGCGGCCAGGCGGTGGGGAACACCGCCTCGCAGGCCGTCGTGACCATCGCCCCCAAGGACGGCGCCAAGGCGGTCGCCACCAGTGGCGCCCTCAAGGTCACCGCCGACAAGGGCAAGCTGACCGCCGTCACCGTCCAGGACGACAAGGGCAACACGGTCGAGGGGAAGATCGCCACGGGCGGCGCCTCCTGGGAGCCGCTGGCGCATCTCGCCGCCGCGACCAAGTACAAGGTGCACGCGGTCGCCAAGGACGCCGACGGCCGTGAGTCCGCGAAGGACACCACCTTCACCACGCTCGTCCCGAAGAACACCTTCATCGGCCACTACACGCCGGAGGACGGTTCGACCGTCGGCGTGGGCATGCCGGTCTCCATCAACTTCACCCGGGGCATCACCGCCCCGGAGGCCGTGGAGAACGCGATCGAGGTGACCACCGAGCCGTCGGTCCCGGTCGAGGGCCACTGGTTCGGCAACGACCGGCTCGACTTCCGCCCGGAGAAGTACTGGGCGGCCGGCACGAAGGTGACGGTCAAGCTCAACCTGGACGGTGTCGAGGGCAGGCCCGGGGTCTACGGCAAGCAGGCCAAGTCGTTCTCCTTCACCATCGGCCGCAGCCAGGTCTCCACGGTGGACGCCAAGTCCCACACCATGAAGGTCGTACGGGACGGCAAGCTCATCAAGACGATCCCGATCACCGCCGGCGCCCCGTCGACGACGACGTACAACGGCCAGATGGTGATCAGCGAGAAGTACCGGGTGACCCGGATGAACGGCGCCACCGTCGGCTTCGGCGGTGAGTACGACATCAAGGACGTGCCGCACGCGATGCGCCTGTCCACCTCCGGCACCTTCATCCACGGCAACTACTGGGCCTCGTCCGGCACCTTCGGCTCGGCCAATGTCAGCCACGGCTGTGTGGGCCTGCGGGACGTGCGCGGCGGCTGGGACAAGAAGGCCCCGGCGGCGTGGATGTACAACAACTCGATCATCGGCGACGTCGTGATCGTGAAGAAGTCCAAGGACAAGCAGATCGCCCCGGAGAACGGCCTGAACGGCTGGAACATGTCCTGGGCGGAGTGGACCAAGTAG
- a CDS encoding YncE family protein: protein MLLVSAVAAGCTSPDRQSGRESAPPPPPTREAAAVPAGLPGMPPVLDPKDIYAADRPGRLSPTVADFPSRVYVPNTLSHTVTVIDPATYKIVDTIPVGDHPQHVVPSWDLKTLWVNNNRGNSLTPIDPATGKAGSPVDVHDPYNLYFTPNGRHAVVMASLDRELVFRDPHTMQTLKTTPVSCYGVNHADFSADGRYFIVSCEFSGELLRVDTERMEVTAQQKLPFSGAMPQDVKLSPDGRTFYIADMKAHGVWVLDGDRFTTPNLLPTGKGAHGLYVSRDSREMYITNRGEGSISVFDFARDDLTKKWQLPGGGSPDMGGVSADGKVLWLSGRYHSEVYAVDTTTGRQLARIPVGDGPHGLAVYPQPGRYSLGHTGVFR, encoded by the coding sequence ATGCTTCTGGTCTCCGCCGTCGCGGCGGGCTGCACCAGCCCCGACCGGCAGAGCGGGCGCGAGTCCGCCCCGCCCCCGCCGCCGACCAGGGAGGCGGCCGCCGTCCCCGCCGGGCTGCCCGGGATGCCGCCGGTCCTGGACCCGAAGGACATCTACGCGGCCGACCGCCCCGGCCGCCTCTCGCCGACCGTCGCCGACTTCCCGTCGCGGGTGTACGTACCGAACACGCTCTCCCACACGGTCACGGTCATCGACCCGGCGACGTACAAGATCGTCGATACCATCCCGGTCGGCGACCACCCGCAGCACGTCGTGCCCTCCTGGGACCTGAAGACCCTGTGGGTGAACAACAACCGCGGCAACAGCCTCACTCCGATCGACCCGGCGACCGGCAAGGCGGGCAGCCCCGTCGACGTGCACGACCCGTACAACCTCTACTTCACGCCCAACGGCCGCCACGCCGTCGTCATGGCCTCCCTCGACCGCGAGCTCGTCTTCCGCGACCCCCACACCATGCAGACGCTCAAGACCACCCCGGTGTCCTGCTACGGCGTCAACCACGCGGACTTCTCCGCCGACGGGCGGTACTTCATCGTCTCCTGCGAGTTCTCCGGGGAACTGCTCAGGGTGGACACGGAGCGGATGGAGGTGACCGCCCAGCAGAAGCTCCCGTTCTCCGGCGCGATGCCGCAGGACGTGAAGCTCTCGCCGGACGGCAGGACCTTCTACATCGCCGACATGAAGGCCCACGGCGTATGGGTGCTGGACGGCGACCGGTTCACCACGCCGAACCTGCTGCCCACCGGCAAGGGCGCCCACGGCCTCTACGTCAGCCGTGACTCCAGGGAGATGTACATCACCAACCGCGGCGAGGGCTCCATCTCCGTCTTCGACTTCGCCCGGGACGACCTCACGAAGAAGTGGCAGCTCCCGGGCGGCGGTTCCCCCGACATGGGCGGGGTCTCCGCCGACGGCAAGGTGCTCTGGCTGTCGGGGCGGTACCACTCGGAGGTGTACGCCGTCGACACCACGACCGGCCGGCAGCTGGCCCGTATCCCGGTCGGCGACGGCCCGCACGGACTCGCGGTCTATCCGCAGCCGGGCCGCTACTCGCTCGGCCACACGGGCGTCTTCCGCTGA